The DNA segment TTAGGTGGCGCGTCTCAATATCGTTCAGGCGGTGAATCAAGGACTCCTTCAGGAGATGGAGCGCAACCCGTCCGTGGTGCTCCTGGGCGAGGACATCGCCCGCGACGGGGGCGTGTTCCGCGTGACGGAAGGCCTTCTGGATCGGTTCGGGGAGGAACGCGTGGTCGACACCCCGTTGTCCGAATCGGGAATCGTCGGGATGTCGATCGGAATGGCCGCCTACGGCCTCGTCCCGGTGGCCGAGGTTCAGTTCATGGGCTTTCTGTACGGCGCCATGGAGCAATTGATATCCCATGCCTCCCGGATCCGGACCCGGTCCCGCGGTCGCTATCACTGCCCGATGGTGGTCCGAACCCCCTACGGGGCCGGGATCCATGCCCCGGAGCACCATTCCGAAAGCACCGAGGCGATGTTGGTCCACACGCCCGGGTTGAAGGTCGTCGTGCCCGCAAGCCCCTCGGAAGCCAAGGGCCTTTTGATCTCGGCGATCCGCGATCCCGATCCCGTCATCTTTCTGGAGCCGGCCAAGATCTATCGGGCCATCAAGGAAGAGGTTCCGGAGGAAGATTACGCCATTCCGTTGGGACAGGCCCGGAGGGTCCGGGATGGGGGGGATCTGACCCTGGTCTGCTGGGGTGCGATGGT comes from the Nitrospiria bacterium genome and includes:
- a CDS encoding alpha-ketoacid dehydrogenase subunit beta; the encoded protein is MARLNIVQAVNQGLLQEMERNPSVVLLGEDIARDGGVFRVTEGLLDRFGEERVVDTPLSESGIVGMSIGMAAYGLVPVAEVQFMGFLYGAMEQLISHASRIRTRSRGRYHCPMVVRTPYGAGIHAPEHHSESTEAMLVHTPGLKVVVPASPSEAKGLLISAIRDPDPVIFLEPAKIYRAIKEEVPEEDYAIPLGQARRVRDGGDLTLVCWGAMVHTTLAAAEDAATEGISAEVLDLRTLSPMDTEAILASVRKTGRVVVVHEAPRTGGLGGEVAAVIAERALDHLKAPIDRVTGFDTVVPLPKTENDYLPNKERVLKAIHHVMEF